AAACCCTGCTGAAAAAGCGACGATTCTTTCTCAAGGTATTTCCCTTGCGATGAATACGACAGCTTACGGTTTGATCGTGGCAGTTCCTGCTTTGATTATGTATGCGGTTCTTCAAAACCGTGCGACTCGTTTAACGGATGACCTTAATAAAGGTGCTTTGAACATCTTTATCCAACTTGGTTTCCATTACGAGCCAGTTTCTAACAAGAAAGATGTTTCCTCAGTTTCTGGGAGATAATTATGACTAGCGGTAGCGGCAACGATAAGTTGAATTTTGAATTAAACATTCTGCCGATTCTCGACATTTTGTCGGTTCTGATCTGCTTTCTATTATTGACAGCAGTTTGGATTCAAATCGGGACCCTGGATACAAGACAGGCCATCGGCGACAACTCCACGGCGGGTGCTGTTAATCCCCCGTCGCTATGGATTTCTGTGAACACGCAAGGTGCGGTTCAACTTTCTGCTCGCGATCTTCCTAATAAGAAGACCTATGAAGTTGAGATCAAAGCCTCCAACAACAAAGTGAACTTGGATGCTTTGGCTGAAAAACTTCAAGCGCTGAAAGAGAAATTTCCAGATTTGAAAACCGGCGTGGTTCGTCCTGAAGCGCAAGCTTCTTACGGCGATGTGATTCGTATCATGGATAAACTTAAACAGTTTCAATTTGAAGGAGTGGGATTATCCCCACTTGGGTAGGACTTATGAAAACCTCGTCCTTTACAAAAGTAAATCAAGTTCGCTCCCCGCTTTCAGACATTCAAAGTTTGAAACCAGGGATGAAGTCTAAAAAAGGTAAGTTCCAGGATTTAGCTTTGGCACTTCCTTTGACTTCTTTGATTGATGCTTTCTCAATCATTGTTATTTATCTGCTAATCGGTACTCAGAACTCTGGGATGGAAACAACCATTCCTTCTAAAATGAGTTTACCGACGGCTTCTCATAGCGTTGGGATTGAAAAAGAAACTCCGATCTTGAGCATTCAAAAAGGCGTTTACCGTTTGAATGACGAGGTTGTTCAAAAGAAAGACCTTGGACAAAAGCTTGCTGAGTTAAAAAAGAAGTCAGAAGAAAAATCTGTAGCACTCTTGGTTCAGGCCGACCAAGAGATGGCGTACGAAGACTTGGATCCTTTGCTTAAGGCAAGTTCCCTGTCTGGTATCGAAAAAATGAAATTTGCGGTAGTGCCTGCACAATGAAAACACTAAACGGAATCCTTATCATTGCTCTTTTAGGTGGATCTTTGGTCACATCGTCGGCTTTTGCCGAGAAAATGAATGCAGAGACTCAGGATCTCGTTATTAACAAAATGGAACGCGTCCTATCGACTTTGGAGCGTTCTGATTCAGCTTGGCTACCAAGCCAGCAACGTCTAGCTGATTTGCTTGCAGAGCGCGCTCGTACGCGTTTTATGCTTGAAATTGAAGCTAACTGTGAAGGTTGCAAAGGATCTAAAGACGACCGTCTTAAGGCCGTTAAAATCTATGAGAACTTACTTAAAGAAGTTAAGTTAAACGAACACGGTCCGATCCTTTTCCAATTGGCCCATCTTTATGAAATGGCTGGCCAAACGGATAAAGCTATTAATTTATATGAAGAAATCATCCGCGATGCGAAGAAGAAATCCATTCTTCCAGCTATCGTGTCACGTTCCCACGCAAGCCTTGGCGATTTGTTATTTTCTAAATCTCGTTTTGCTGAAGCGAAAACTCATTACCAAATCGCTTTAAAAGATGCTGGTCTTGAAAATCGCGTTTTGACCATCTATAACTTAGCTTGGTGTGAATTCAACCTTGGCAACTTAAATGCTGCTATCGTTATTTTTGAAAACCTGTTGAAAGATCCATCTAAAATCGTTCGTGATACCGAAGAAGGCAGCAAATACGATGCTCCTTTCCACACGGATGTTTTGCGCGATCTTGCTACTTTCTATTCCAAAAAAGACATTACTAAAAAAGAAATCGATACGTTTGAGAATTTGGCTCCGGCTGATAAACGTAAAGGTTTGATGCTTTATTTTGCTAAAGAAGCAGACCGTATTGGTCAAAAACAGGCGGCCCACGATATCTTAAACCGCTACTTAGCTGATTCTTCTTTGACTAAAGAAGAGCGTATCGAGGCCTCTGTTCAATTAGCACAAATCAACTATGACCGTGGTCAAACTTCTGCCTCCATTGCTGAATTTGCTAAGGCAGCTACGGCTTTACAAAAAAGCGGTTGTTCTGAAGACAAATGCGCTGAATTCCAAAAAACGATGAAGCGTTATGTAACGGAACTTCATCGTTCTAAGAAACTTAAACCTGACCAAGACTTGATGAACGCTTATTTAACTTATAATAAGACCTTCCCGTCTGACATGGAAATGACCCAACGTGGGGCTCAGATCGCGATGGATCTTGGTAACTACGTTATGGCCGTACAATTGTACCGCACAGTTAGTGAAAGCAGTTCCTTCTCTAAAAAAGAAAGACAAGAAGCTTTACTAAACGAAGTAGCTGCAGCAGAAAAATCTGGCAACCCGGCTTTAAAGCGTGAAGCTTACTTGCACTTTATCGATGAAGCTCCGAAAGGTGAAAAGTCTTTTGAAGTTCAATACCAATTGGCTTACTTAGCTTACGAGCAAAAGCTTTACTCTAATGCAGCCGCTGATTTTGAAGACCTAGCTAAAGATAAAAACGGTAAAGCAGATCTTCGTAAAAAAGCAGCTGACCTTTCGTTAGATTCGTTAGCACAAATTAAAAATGAAAAAACTTTGGAAGAACTTGCTTGGGATTACTCTGAGATCTTCCCATTGGCTCGTACTGAATTTGAAAGTATTGCTCGTAAAAGCTTAATGAACCGTGTTGCCGCAGTTGCGAACAATCCTAAATCTTCGAAGTCTGATCTTAAGTCAGCTTTGAACAGCATGGATTCACGTAAATTGCAAAACGCTTCCCAACAAGAAAAAATCCTTTTCTATAATAACCAGGCGGTGCTTGCTAAAAAGCTTGATGAAGAAAAAGTTTATGTTGGCGCGATCACTTCCCTATTAGCCGTTCCTGGCATCAGCTCAGAACTTCGTGAAAAAAGCCTAGAGCAATTAACTGGTTATTATGAGAAGAAATTAGACTTTAAGAACGCTTATGTTACAGCTTTGCGTTTAGAAAACTCTAAGATTTCTGAAAAAGAAAAAGAATTCCGTCTTGGTACATTAGCGGACCTTGCGGGTCTTGATGCTGCTTCTAAACACTATAGAAGATCTTTAGATGCAGGACTTCGTGGCGAGCGTTCTTTAGTGGTGCGCACTCGTCTGGTTTTGACTTCTGCAAATCCAGTTCGTGAATTGAAAGCTCAAGCTCCTGAGTTAAAACAAAAGCCAGCTCTTTTAAACGAGACTGTTCTTTTGGTTTACGCTCAGAATGGCAATGCGGACGGTTTGAAATCAGTTCTTGATTTAAAAGAAATGCGTAAACAATCGGCGAACCTATTCATTAAAAAACAAGAGTTCTATACTCTGCTACAAAATGAAAAAGCTAAGATTGCTAAGCACGAGCTAGATTCAAGCAAAGATCGTTTAATGCAAAAGACGATCGAAGAGCGCGTGAAAATGCTTAAAAAAGCAGACCGTCTTCAAGCAGACAGCCTTGGTTATAAGGATGTGACTGCTCAGATGCTAGCTTTGAACCTGGTTTCTAGTGAAAACGAGCGTATGGTTAAGGACCTTGCTTCTTTACCAATGCCTCAAGGTTTAACAAAAGCTGAACAACAACAATATATCTCTATTCTTAAAGGCCGTTCTAAGCCGTTCTTGTTGAAAGCTCGTTATGCCCAACAAAAACAGCAAGAAATCTGGAATCGTTCTTTAGGACTATCACAGACTTTACGTGATTATAAAATCGCTCGCCCAGAGATCCGTAAGCTTTTAGCTCGTGAATTGACTCTGTTAAATTCAATCCCTGGTAAAGGCCCTATGAAGGACGCTTTAGAGGACACTTTGGATGAGAGACAATTATCGGCACGCGATTTAACTGCCGCGCGCAAGGTAGTGGCAGAAGACCCTGCTAACGTGCGCGAAATTGAACAATTGAAACAGATTGAGACAAAAATTGGCCATCCACTTATGGCCACTTATCTGGAAGCGCGTATAAGCCACTTACAGAAGGGAAATAGCCTATGAAATCAGTAATTTCTTTGGCCCTTGTTTTGCTGGTATCAGTAACGACCTTTGCCGCTGGCAAGAATTCACAAAGCGTGAATCCTGCTGCAGTTAAAAGAGCGAAACTAGGTACTTCCTTTAAGTTTGATGGAAGCGCATTACGCGGTAAATACCAAAGCTCGATGAATACAGCGGCAACGGTCGAAAACGATAAGTTACTCGAGGATCTTCTTAAAGGCCGTACGCAGTTTGAAGATCGTATCAACGAAGAACTTGAAAGAAACTAATTATGAGCGCAGCTAAACTTCTAATACTAGAAAATACTTTAGGCCAAAAGGTTCGTACTTTTGCTGTTCAAGCAGAAGCGTTGAACCTTGTGTACTTAAAAGACTCGCGCCGTGTAGAGGCTTTTGCTTCTTTAAATGAACTTGATGAAAACAAAGTGAACTACACTTTGTTGCAACAAATCCAACTTTCGCAACTTTCTGAAGAAGGTCAATTGCTTCAAGGTTTAGGACGTTTGCGCCTTTACCCAGTTGAAGTGAATAACAGCCCGACTTATGAACTTCGTGAAGAAGAAGACGAAAAAACTTTAACTACATTAATTAAGAAAACTGGTATTGGTCACTTAGTAGCTGTGCTTTTATTGGTGGGTGGATCTTGGATCTACAATCAGTATTTTGCTAAAGCCGAAGAACCGGCTTTAGTTACAATCAATATTCCTCAGGAAATTGAAAAAGTTCACCCTGAGGCTCGTCCCCATGTGAAAGTGTCACAAACTAAGATCAAACAAACTACTAAGAAGTACAGCCCTAATGCTAAAAAACTTCGCTCTAAGCCTTACCATGTGAATACAGCTAAAGCTAAAGATGTTCGCCGTGTTGGCGCCTTGGCAGCTTTAGGTGGTTTATCGACAGGTGCTCGTGATGCTGAAGGTCTTGATATGAGATCTCTTAAAAACATCAGAGCAGCAGGAACTGGCGCTGGTGGCGGTGGCATCGGTAATGCGGGTCGCGGTGGCGCTCGTGGTTACTTACCTGGCAGCGGTTTGATTGCTGGAAGTGCTGGTGAAGGTGCTCGTGCTCAAGGTGCTGGTGGCTACGGAACTCGTGGTTCTGGTGGCGGTCGCGCGGGCTATGGAAAAATCCCAATGGTTGGTGGCACTTCTGCAGTCAGTTTACCAATTGATGATGAAGCGACTGTTGAAGGCGGTTTAGACCGCGATCAAATCATTGCGGTTATCAATCGTAACAAAGGTCAAATCATCTATTGTTATGAAAAAGGATTGCAAGCTCAACCATCTATCGGTGGTCGCGTCGCAGTTGCTTTCGTGATCGGTGCTTCGGGCCGTATCACCACTGCTAACGTAGCAGAGTCTTCATTAGGTTCTAGAACTGTTGAAGGTTGCATGTTGTCTAAAATGAAAACATGGCAGTTCCCTCGTCCGGTTGGAAAAGTAAATGTTGATGTTCTTTATCCCTTCGAACTTATGCGCGTGAGCAGTCGCTAAAAGGAGTTTTGACCATGAAAACGAACCACGCATTGATCTCAGTTTTATCACTTAGTTTGCTTGCTGCTGGATGCGGCGAATACTCTAAAAATCCTGTTCAGGATTTAGCAGCTATGCGTGACAACGCAAGACTGGAACTTAAAAAAGGTCCAGACTCTGTTCGTGAAATCACTAAAGAAGTGATCGTTAAAGAAGACCGCATCGTTAAAATCGAGGAGTCCACTATCAACGGCAGCTTGCTAGTGATCAGCGCTGATGAAGATATGGATTTTGAAGAAGGCAAAACCAAACAATATAAAATCCAAGCCCGCGTATTGGATCCTTCTGTAGAAATTAAATTAAACGTTGAAGAAAAGCCTAAAGAAGTTTCTATCGAAAAATCGACAAAAGAAGCAGACGTTTATATTTTAACTTACACTCCTGCTTTATACACAGTTCCTGCGAACAAAAAGAAACAAAAGCTTAAAGTTGTACTTAAAGCGGTTGTGACTTCGACTAAAAATGCCGCTGACGCTGCAAAATACGAAGGCCTTGTTCGAACGAAAGAACTTAATTTGACTGTATTTAGAACTGAAGATGCTCCTTCTGAGGTTCAAGTTTTAGGCTTGGGCACGCAAGTTTCTGAAGGTTCAATCACTACTTTCTCTGTGACTGCGAAGGTTCCAGGTACAGATGCAAATGCTCCACAAAAACCTTCTTTAATTGTGACTGCCGATGAGAACCAATCTTCGGCTGGCCAAAGCTTTAAAGACCTTGATGGTTCTCGCCACATCCCGGCTGATACTAAAGTTGAATACGTTAAGGACTCTGTTTGGAAGTTCACTAAGACTTTTGATACACAAAATATCCCTGTTCAACCTCAGGTAGGTAAAACAGGTGCGATTTTGCAAAACGTTGATGGAACTTTCGTGCGTGTTGCTTTCCGCGTAGCTTACGATGGTTTACAAACGGCTCCGACAGTTCAACGTATTAAGATTGCTTACACTAAACCTATTTCAGCTCCCCGTTTTGACCTGACTTCGATTGGTCAAACTGGTTTAAAAGCGTCCCCTGGTAAAACAGTGGTTGCAAACTTCACCGTATCTTCTGCGGATGCGCAAGCTGAAGTTAAAGTTGAGTCTCCAGTAACTTCATTGGATGTGAATCCTTCATTAACTTGCGTGGACGCTTCAACGGGAGCTAACAAACAAAACTGTACTCTTTCATTGAATGTTTCTTGTGAGACCAAATTAGAAAACTTAAACGGTGACATCACTGTAAATGCTTTGAGTATTGTTAACGGCAGAAATTCAAATCTAGTTGCTGCTAAAATTAAAGTTGTTGCGACTCAAGACGCGACTCTATGCTCTGCGGAGGCTGCAAAATGAGAACTTTAACTCTTCTTTCATCGGCTTTAGTGACTTTCAGTCTTTTAGCAGCACCCGCTTTGGCTTCTTCAACGAAGTCAGCAAAACAAATCAATGCTAGCCAAGATATCGATACATTGGGTGGCAATAAAGACCTTATGGAAATGGCTACGAAGATTAAATCTGAAAGCCGCTCTCGCATCGTTCAACAACGTATGGTGGATCGCAACAACACTCTGGAATTCGGTCTATCTTACGGAAGCGTATTTAGCGGGGATGCTTACTTAAAAACTCAAACAGTGGGTTTTCAAGTTGATTATCACATCACTCCACGCTGGTCTTTGGGTGCCCGTTACCTTGATTTTGGTTCTACCCTTTCAGCGGAAGGTCAAAGAATTTTTGACGACGCTAGAGCGTCTTATAATGCTGGTGGCCGTGCGACAATCGTAGATATCGATGCTCCACAAAATGCAACTATGGCTGTTCTAAACTGGTACCCGATTTATGGAAAAACAAGCTTCCTTGATATGGGTGTAAATCAGTTTGATATCTATCTTCTTGCCGGTGGTGGTTCGATGAACCTTGCTAGCGGCAATACTTCGCTTTTAACTGCAGGTGTGGGCTTAGGTGCTTGGATCACGAAACACGTTTCAGCTCGTGCTGAAATCCGTATGCAAAAATATGAAGACCAACTAGTCACTGGTGCTCGCAACTTGAATACCGTTGTAGGCAGCCTTGGCTTGGGATGGATTTTATGAGTAAAATCTTGTTAGCTCTTGCTACCTTTGTTTTAGCTCTTGTTGCTTTTCACTCTCAAGCAAATGCTGAGACTGTATCTGCGACAGCTTGGGCTAAGGCTTGGGTTAAAAATCTTGAAGATAAAACCACACGCACTTTTGATACTGAAGATGTTGAAAAAAGCATCATAACCAAATGTGTTGATTGTGATAGTAAAGCTAACCTGAAAAATGCCCGTAAACTTTTTGCTAAGGGTGATTTTGATGCTGCTCTTGCCGCTTACAATTCTATTCCTCGTGGTGAAGCAAACTGGTTAGCGGCGGTTGAAGAAAAAGGCTGGGCTTACTTCCGTAAAGAAGATTTCGAAAAAGCTTTGAGCCAAACTAAAACTCTTCTTAGCCCACAATTTGGCGAGATCGTTAATTCTGAGGCTTACTTGTTACAATCTTTAACTCAGTTAAAGATGTGTGACTATAAAGGTGTCTTCGAAACCCATACGAAGTTTAAAGAAAAACAAAAATCCCGCGTCATGGAAATCCAAAATCTTGCTAAAACGGGCTGGAATGATGGCGTAGCGACTGTGGTTGCTAAGGCAGATCAGTTCCCGATGAAATTAGAAGACATGACGGATTCAGTTCAGAAGCTTCCGCTTTTGACTTACAAAGACGTTGAATTTCAAAAGCAACTTTTCCGTTACAAGGCTTCGCTAAAAGCCATCGCCGTTTTAGATGGCCGTCACGAAAAAGTGGTGTCTTCGCTGCAAAAAATCAATGCGAAAAGTCTTGAGACTTTGAAAGATCGCATTAAAGAAATCGCAAGTACTGAGACAGAAAATAATTTTAAAGTGATTCAAAAGTTGAACCTTGTGGAGGTTGAAGCCATCCACCGCGTTCACACTGATTTAGAATTAAGTCAGTCTTTGTTCAAAAAAGGCAATTTCAAAAACGTGGATGACGATCAATTGGTGTTTATGGATGACGGTCTGCCATGGATTGATGAATTGGATAAGTTTGAAGTTGCGGGGAAAGTGTGTGCTAAGGGGATTAGGAGGAAGATGTGAGAAATCTAATCATCGCTGCTATCTATATCGGCGCCTTTTTATTGGTATCTGCCTGCAGCCCAGAGTCAGTTCCTTTGCGTGCTGAAAAACCATTGCATGACGAATTGGTTGTTGTTCCCCAAACCGAACACGTTCCTGAGCAAACTTTTGAGTGGATCACTGAAGATGGTGGCCAAAGCCAGCTAGAGTTCAATCCTCGCGTAGATATTCTTTTTGTGGTTGATAACTCTGACAGTATGAAGTCAGCGCAAGAAAATCTTGTTAAAAACATTGATGGCTTCACAGCTAGAATCACTAAAAACAAAATGATCGATTACCATATCGGCGTAATGTCAGTTTGGGATTCGTCTGAGCGTTATGCAAAGGCCAATGCAAACTCTTACCAAGTGGGTGATCTTCGTTTGGTAAAAGGTGGCACAAACCAGAACTATCGCTTTGTTACTAAAGCCGACGGTAAAGGTGTTCTTGCCTCTACTTTGAACATCGGTGTTGCCCCTTTTGAAAAAGGCGGACCTGAGGTTGAAGAAATGTTTTCTCCTTTAGCTGCGGCTATTGAAAAAACAGGTCGTGGTGCTACCAATGAAGAGTTCTTCCGTGACGATGCTCAGCTAGTTGTTGTTCTAGTGAGTGATGCTGATGACGGCACTAAAGAATTAGATCCAGAACAATTGGCACAAAAGCTTGTTGAGTTTAAAGGTGGCGATGCTAAAAAAGTGTCTGCTTACGGCGTCCTAGTCCGCGCTAACGATCCAGATCAATATAAAGACTGGGCTTTAAGAATTCATCCTAAGTATCACCCGGAGTGCTTTACTGCAGTTAAACAAACTGCAAAAAACAACGGAACTTGTACTGGTTTTGGTCCAGAGCGTTTAGAAAAGTTCATCGTGAAAGCGAATGAAGGCCAAGGTTTGACTCCGACGCAAATTAGAAACAACCGCATCATGAGCATCGTGAGCCCTACTTTCGGTTCTGACCTAGCAAAGATCGGCTCTGATATCACTGTTAAAACTTTGGAAAAAACGATTTTCCTTAGCCAACGTCCTCGCGCTGAAAAGAACGGTAAACTGCAAGTGCGCGTTCGTTACGGAAATCAGTTGATCCCGCAAAGTGCAAACGGTGGTTGGTTGTACAATCCAGAAGACAACTCGATCCAACTTTCTGGCGACATCGACTATCAATATGTTGAAGGCGCTAGATTCTCGGTTGATTTGATCCCGTTGAATTTGAAGAAATAAGTGGCGGAAGCCGCAGAGCTAAAGCGATGGCAGTCGCTTAGGTTAAAGTAAAATTTAAAAAGCCCAAGTTAAACGCTTGGGCTTTTTTGTTTTAACGCTCTGTAGACGTAAAAAAGAAGCAGGCACCTTTTAGATTTCGATGATCAACGTTACGGGGCCGTCGTTGAGTAGATTTACTTTCATGTCAGCGCCGAATTCACCGCCCTGAGTTGGGACTTGTTCGGAGCTTAGCTTCAAGGCCTTTTCGTAAAGGGCTTTGGCTCTTTCTGGGAGTTCGGCGTTGATGAAGCTTGGACGGTTGCCTTTTGAGGCATCACCTAGAAGTGTGAATTGCGAAACTATCAAATGCTCCCCGCCCACGTCTTTCAGGGACAAGTTCATTTTGCCGTCTTGATCGGGGAAGATTCTTAGCGCGAGGATTTTTTGAATGAGCTTACTTAATTGTTCTTCGGTGTCGCCTTTAGCAACTCCGAGCAGAGTTAGGTAGCCTTTGCCGATTTGAGAAATAGTTTTTCCATCTACCGTAACGGAAGCGTTAGTGACTCTTTGAACTACGGCTTTCATGATACTCCTGATTTTTTAACGCGGTGGGGACCGAAAAAAGAAGCAGGCACCTTTTGAAAAGACAAAGCCCACTTTCGTGGGCTTTGAATATAGAAGATTCGGAAGCAACCAGCCTGCGCACCTGCCGGTGCTCCGGCTCTGCGCGCGTCCGCGGTCCTACTCTTCGCCTTCTTCTTCTTCGACTTCTTTAAGTTCGGCAAGTTCTTTAGTGTCTTGCTTAGAACCTTTCGGGTGAAGTTTTTGGTATTCTTTAATTTTAAGTGGATCAGGTCCCAACATTAGGAACATGTTTTTACCTTCCATTTTTGGCTGAGCTTCTACTAAAGCTAAGTCATCAACGAAAGCGATACACTTTTTCATTACTTCCATACCAAGCTCTTGATGGGCCATTTCACGACCCATGAAACGCAATGATACTTTCACTTTGTCACCGTCTAGTAAGAAACGACGAGCGTGGTTCATCTTAGTTTCAAAGTCATGCTGGTCCGTACGAGGACGCATTTGGATTTCTTTGATTGTCACAACAGTTTGTTTTTTACGAGCTGCAGTGGCTTTCTTTTTATTTTCGTACTTCCACTTGCCGTAATCCATGATTTTACAAGTTGGAGGTGAAGCTGTTGGAGCAATTTCAAGAAGATCGAGGCCTCTATCTTCAGCAATACGTAACGCCTCTGGAACAGTCATCACTCCAAGCATGTTACCTTCATCATCGATAACACGGATTTGTTGTGCGCGAATTTCGCGGTTTACTCTCAAAGAGTCTTTAGAGTCTTTTTTGCCGCGGTCAAAACGTCCGCCGCCACCACCTCTAAAATTACCTTCAAACTTGCTAATGGGAAACCTCCAATGGTTTTCGTTTTAATCACCAAGCGACCGGTTATTCGGTCTTTGCCTGGCTTTCGTTAGTTGTTGCAGCCTTCGCAAGTGAGGACTGCAAGTGTCGTTCTTTAATATCTGTCGTAATCAATTTTAAAAGGTCATCTACAGTGACACCTTTATGTTCTGAACCATCACGCAGGCGCAATGAAACTGTTTTATTTTCAGCTTCTTTGTCACCCACGATGATCATGTACGGGATCTTCTGCAACTGAGCTTCACGGATTTTATAGTTTAGCTTTTCATTGCGACGATCAAATTCCACGCGAACTTTGTGCTCTTTTAAAAGCTTCTGTAAGTCTTCGCAGAATGTATTCACACGGTCAGTAACGTTTAAAATAGCCACTTGAGTAGGGCACAACCAAGGTGGCAAGTGACCGGCCGTATGCTCTAAGTAAACGCCGATAAAGCGTTCTAAAGAACCAAGTACTGCCCTGTGAAGCATCACTGGGCGGTGTTCTTTATTGTCTTCACCAGTGTACTTCAAATCAAATGCTGCTGGCATGTTGAAGTCCACTTGGATGGTTCCTGTTTGCCAAGAACGTCCAATCGCATCGACGAAATGGAACTCTAGCTTAGGACCATAGAAGGCCCCTTCACCGGGAGA
This is a stretch of genomic DNA from Bdellovibrio reynosensis. It encodes these proteins:
- a CDS encoding ExbD/TolR family protein, with translation MTSGSGNDKLNFELNILPILDILSVLICFLLLTAVWIQIGTLDTRQAIGDNSTAGAVNPPSLWISVNTQGAVQLSARDLPNKKTYEVEIKASNNKVNLDALAEKLQALKEKFPDLKTGVVRPEAQASYGDVIRIMDKLKQFQFEGVGLSPLG
- a CDS encoding ExbD/TolR family protein, with amino-acid sequence MKTSSFTKVNQVRSPLSDIQSLKPGMKSKKGKFQDLALALPLTSLIDAFSIIVIYLLIGTQNSGMETTIPSKMSLPTASHSVGIEKETPILSIQKGVYRLNDEVVQKKDLGQKLAELKKKSEEKSVALLVQADQEMAYEDLDPLLKASSLSGIEKMKFAVVPAQ
- a CDS encoding tetratricopeptide repeat protein; amino-acid sequence: MKTLNGILIIALLGGSLVTSSAFAEKMNAETQDLVINKMERVLSTLERSDSAWLPSQQRLADLLAERARTRFMLEIEANCEGCKGSKDDRLKAVKIYENLLKEVKLNEHGPILFQLAHLYEMAGQTDKAINLYEEIIRDAKKKSILPAIVSRSHASLGDLLFSKSRFAEAKTHYQIALKDAGLENRVLTIYNLAWCEFNLGNLNAAIVIFENLLKDPSKIVRDTEEGSKYDAPFHTDVLRDLATFYSKKDITKKEIDTFENLAPADKRKGLMLYFAKEADRIGQKQAAHDILNRYLADSSLTKEERIEASVQLAQINYDRGQTSASIAEFAKAATALQKSGCSEDKCAEFQKTMKRYVTELHRSKKLKPDQDLMNAYLTYNKTFPSDMEMTQRGAQIAMDLGNYVMAVQLYRTVSESSSFSKKERQEALLNEVAAAEKSGNPALKREAYLHFIDEAPKGEKSFEVQYQLAYLAYEQKLYSNAAADFEDLAKDKNGKADLRKKAADLSLDSLAQIKNEKTLEELAWDYSEIFPLARTEFESIARKSLMNRVAAVANNPKSSKSDLKSALNSMDSRKLQNASQQEKILFYNNQAVLAKKLDEEKVYVGAITSLLAVPGISSELREKSLEQLTGYYEKKLDFKNAYVTALRLENSKISEKEKEFRLGTLADLAGLDAASKHYRRSLDAGLRGERSLVVRTRLVLTSANPVRELKAQAPELKQKPALLNETVLLVYAQNGNADGLKSVLDLKEMRKQSANLFIKKQEFYTLLQNEKAKIAKHELDSSKDRLMQKTIEERVKMLKKADRLQADSLGYKDVTAQMLALNLVSSENERMVKDLASLPMPQGLTKAEQQQYISILKGRSKPFLLKARYAQQKQQEIWNRSLGLSQTLRDYKIARPEIRKLLARELTLLNSIPGKGPMKDALEDTLDERQLSARDLTAARKVVAEDPANVREIEQLKQIETKIGHPLMATYLEARISHLQKGNSL
- a CDS encoding AgmX/PglI C-terminal domain-containing protein, which codes for MSAAKLLILENTLGQKVRTFAVQAEALNLVYLKDSRRVEAFASLNELDENKVNYTLLQQIQLSQLSEEGQLLQGLGRLRLYPVEVNNSPTYELREEEDEKTLTTLIKKTGIGHLVAVLLLVGGSWIYNQYFAKAEEPALVTINIPQEIEKVHPEARPHVKVSQTKIKQTTKKYSPNAKKLRSKPYHVNTAKAKDVRRVGALAALGGLSTGARDAEGLDMRSLKNIRAAGTGAGGGGIGNAGRGGARGYLPGSGLIAGSAGEGARAQGAGGYGTRGSGGGRAGYGKIPMVGGTSAVSLPIDDEATVEGGLDRDQIIAVINRNKGQIIYCYEKGLQAQPSIGGRVAVAFVIGASGRITTANVAESSLGSRTVEGCMLSKMKTWQFPRPVGKVNVDVLYPFELMRVSSR
- a CDS encoding outer membrane beta-barrel domain-containing protein; translated protein: MRTLTLLSSALVTFSLLAAPALASSTKSAKQINASQDIDTLGGNKDLMEMATKIKSESRSRIVQQRMVDRNNTLEFGLSYGSVFSGDAYLKTQTVGFQVDYHITPRWSLGARYLDFGSTLSAEGQRIFDDARASYNAGGRATIVDIDAPQNATMAVLNWYPIYGKTSFLDMGVNQFDIYLLAGGGSMNLASGNTSLLTAGVGLGAWITKHVSARAEIRMQKYEDQLVTGARNLNTVVGSLGLGWIL
- a CDS encoding tetratricopeptide repeat protein → MSKILLALATFVLALVAFHSQANAETVSATAWAKAWVKNLEDKTTRTFDTEDVEKSIITKCVDCDSKANLKNARKLFAKGDFDAALAAYNSIPRGEANWLAAVEEKGWAYFRKEDFEKALSQTKTLLSPQFGEIVNSEAYLLQSLTQLKMCDYKGVFETHTKFKEKQKSRVMEIQNLAKTGWNDGVATVVAKADQFPMKLEDMTDSVQKLPLLTYKDVEFQKQLFRYKASLKAIAVLDGRHEKVVSSLQKINAKSLETLKDRIKEIASTETENNFKVIQKLNLVEVEAIHRVHTDLELSQSLFKKGNFKNVDDDQLVFMDDGLPWIDELDKFEVAGKVCAKGIRRKM
- the dtd gene encoding D-aminoacyl-tRNA deacylase; this encodes MKAVVQRVTNASVTVDGKTISQIGKGYLTLLGVAKGDTEEQLSKLIQKILALRIFPDQDGKMNLSLKDVGGEHLIVSQFTLLGDASKGNRPSFINAELPERAKALYEKALKLSSEQVPTQGGEFGADMKVNLLNDGPVTLIIEI
- the infC gene encoding translation initiation factor IF-3, with product MRVNREIRAQQIRVIDDEGNMLGVMTVPEALRIAEDRGLDLLEIAPTASPPTCKIMDYGKWKYENKKKATAARKKQTVVTIKEIQMRPRTDQHDFETKMNHARRFLLDGDKVKVSLRFMGREMAHQELGMEVMKKCIAFVDDLALVEAQPKMEGKNMFLMLGPDPLKIKEYQKLHPKGSKQDTKELAELKEVEEEEGEE